Below is a genomic region from Terriglobales bacterium.
CGAGCCCGGCCGGTATGGGCTGCGGGTCGAGCGAGACGGTCACCTGGTGCAGCGGCTCGGCGTGGGCGACGTCTGGGCTGATGGTGGCTTCCTGCGCGTGACGCTGACAGCAGGACAGGAACTCAAAGTCGTAGCCTACCTGATCCCAGCAGGTGTAATCACCGGGCGCGTATTGGATGCGGAAGGAGAGCCTGTGGTGGGAGCACAAGTGGAAGCGGCGCGACGCGTCAGCGGCGCGATGTTCCTAGGCGAAAGCGGATTCATGGAAACCAACGACCTGGGCGAGTATCGCCTTCACGGTCTGAAGCCGGGGCGGTACTACGTGCGCGCACACCCTGGATGGGGCTCCGCTGCCGTAGGCTCGAAAAAGGTCTCTGCAACGGGTGAGGCACAGATCTATGTGACCACGTTCTATCCCGGGGTCGCCGAGGGCAGCGAGGCCATGCGCGTGGAAGTGAGTGCCGGTGAAGAAGCGCGGGCCGATGTCTCCCTGCTGCTGGTGCGCGCCGTGCGAGTGCAGGGTCATCTGTCGTGGCCGAAAGACATGCCATTCGATCCGCGGACCCAAGTGGTGCTACATCGGGGTGGTGGAGGTTTCTGGAACGCTTCGGCGCGCGCCCGCGTGCGCGAGGACGGAACGTTCGAGCTCGATGCAGTCGCGCCCGGTTCGTACATGCTGCTCGCCTACACGCACTCTACGGGAAAGATGCAGACGCTCGTGCGCCAGCGCGTCGAAGTCACCGATGCCGGCGTCGACGATCTGCAAATCGTCTCCGCGCCATTCCGCAGCTCACCGCTCGAGGGCCGACTGCGAGTCGAGGGCGGCGCGGAAATCAAACCGGGCAGCCTCCAGGTCTTTGTGAATCCCGATCCGCCTGAGGAAGAAAAGGACTTCGTCCGTTTCGGGATGGGGTTTCGCGGATGGGTGCCGGTCAAATCCGATGGCACGTTCACGGTGGAGAATCTGGAGGATGGCCGTTACCGACTCCGGGTCTCGGGCGAGGGTTCTGAGCGGCAGAGGTTCGCCGAACACTACCTGAAGTCTGCCACTATAGGCGGTAAAGACGTTCTGGAAGAAGGGCTCTGGGTGCGCCAGGGGCAGGCCGGTGGACGGCTCGAACTCGTGCTGAGTCCAGCGGGAGCACGGGTTGAAGGCGTGGTGCTGGACGACGCGGAGAAACCTGCGGCTGGTGTGTACGTGATGGCGGCGCCCAGAACAAAGGACCGCGAGATGCGTGACTTCGAGACCCAGACGACCGACCAGAACGGCCAATTCGTCCTGCGCGGCTTGCGGCCGGGCCGCTACACGCTGCTGGCCTGGCAGAGCGAAGGCGGCAGGTTCGCCACCTACCGCGATCCTGAGTTCCTCAAGAAGTACGAAGACAAGGGCGTGAGCGTAACGGTGCAGGAAAGCGAACGCAAGAGCGTGACGTTACGCGCCTTCCCGCTGGAGGAGCCGTAGCGATGCCGACTCCAAGCACTCAGAAGAACAGCCGCCCGAAGCGGAAGAACACTTTCTTTTCGCCCTGCTCCCCCACGCTGCCGCCGACGTAATAGACGCCCAATCGAGTGACGCCCATCAAGCCCAGGGCGACATCGTGGAAGGTGTTGGCGTTGGCGGCGTCGTCGAATGCGTCTCCCATTTCATAGCCGACCACGAAATAGGTACGGGTGGCCAGGCCGGTGGGGTCGCGACTCAGGGTGCGCAGCAACGCCAGACCTCCGTTATAGAAGCTGCCGCCGCGGAGCTCGTCGCGGCCCAGCGCACTCAAACGCAGAGGGCCGCCGAGGACAAATGCGTCCACGGGCGTGCCGCGGCCGAAGTTGGAGCCACCGGCCGCGGTCCCGATGAGCAGATACTTGGGCGCAACCTGCCGGGCCGCGAGCCAGCGCGATTGGAAGGTGGGGAAAGCCTGCGTGGCGCCCGGCGAATCGAGCACCCAGCCGGCGCTGATCTCCCCGCGAACGCCTGAGGTAGGAATGGTCGGACTGTCTGTGCCGTCGTAGAGCCAGCGCGCGCGCACCGAGCTGTGGGTGCCGCGGAGCTCCGGCAACGTCGATGCTCCGATGGTGGAGAAGGCATCGACGTGCGCCAGTTCATAGCCGATGCGGAACTCGCTGGTGGGCCCGAGCACAAAGCCCAGGTCCGCCGCACCGCCCACGCGATCGAGGTTGTATTCCGCGATGCGCGCGCTGCGGTCCCAGACGTCCTGCTTCTCGCGGCCGACAAATGCCCGCGGGGCCAGGAACCAGCGGCCACCGCCGACGCGCCAGTAGTATTCGCTGGAGAGGAAACTGGCCCGGCCGAGATTGAGGTCATTGCGCCATTCGGCGGAAGGCACGCCGAGGCCCAGCCAGGTGATCCGTGCCCCAAAACCGAAGCGGGGATCATCGGCCTGGCTGCCATCGATGGTGAGTCCCCAGTTGATGAAGGGAGGTCCGTAACGCTTCTCGTGCAGGGTGACTTCGAGGACGTTGCGCCGGTCACGCTGGAACTGCTGGTAGGTGGCGGTGGAGAAGCGGCCATGGCCCGCAAGCTGATCCATGCTGTGTTCCACATGTTCCGGGTCGAACGGCTGGCCGACCAAAGGCTGCAACTCGGCTCTGACGGCAGCGGACTCGCCGCCGGCGCCACGCACCTCGATGCGCTGCGGCGTTTCCATG
It encodes:
- a CDS encoding carboxypeptidase-like regulatory domain-containing protein gives rise to the protein MKLWASCLLFAALPSLAQQPSAARPPEKCTVTGIVLKAGTDEPIRRAKVMLWPEDDGDRNQQATSDAQGRFELKGVEPGRYGLRVERDGHLVQRLGVGDVWADGGFLRVTLTAGQELKVVAYLIPAGVITGRVLDAEGEPVVGAQVEAARRVSGAMFLGESGFMETNDLGEYRLHGLKPGRYYVRAHPGWGSAAVGSKKVSATGEAQIYVTTFYPGVAEGSEAMRVEVSAGEEARADVSLLLVRAVRVQGHLSWPKDMPFDPRTQVVLHRGGGGFWNASARARVREDGTFELDAVAPGSYMLLAYTHSTGKMQTLVRQRVEVTDAGVDDLQIVSAPFRSSPLEGRLRVEGGAEIKPGSLQVFVNPDPPEEEKDFVRFGMGFRGWVPVKSDGTFTVENLEDGRYRLRVSGEGSERQRFAEHYLKSATIGGKDVLEEGLWVRQGQAGGRLELVLSPAGARVEGVVLDDAEKPAAGVYVMAAPRTKDREMRDFETQTTDQNGQFVLRGLRPGRYTLLAWQSEGGRFATYRDPEFLKKYEDKGVSVTVQESERKSVTLRAFPLEEP
- a CDS encoding patatin-like phospholipase family protein, whose protein sequence is MLQIRPMALILVLFLLAGGALQAQDTQPAVPPAPSRPRIGVALAGGSALGLAHIGVLKWFDDHHIPVDYVAGTSMGGLVGGMYASGYSPDEMRELVRATDWGRVFGPPTTYADLNFRRKEDQRVFANELELGWRSGLRFPPGFNTGQGVSLVLSRFAAPYAEMNTFDDLPTPFRCVAVDLVKREQVVFHQGSLLDALRATMSLPTVFPPVRVGGRVLVDGGLLNNLPVDVARKMGSDVVIAVELDTPPPTPESLESLLKVGRESLTTMIFANERRSLAQADLVVSPDLNGLDSSDFERWQDLEERGYAAAEAKARFLKTLAVSDAEWERYLEARRSRRRNMETPQRIEVRGAGGESAAVRAELQPLVGQPFDPEHVEHSMDQLAGHGRFSTATYQQFQRDRRNVLEVTLHEKRYGPPFINWGLTIDGSQADDPRFGFGARITWLGLGVPSAEWRNDLNLGRASFLSSEYYWRVGGGRWFLAPRAFVGREKQDVWDRSARIAEYNLDRVGGAADLGFVLGPTSEFRIGYELAHVDAFSTIGASTLPELRGTHSSVRARWLYDGTDSPTIPTSGVRGEISAGWVLDSPGATQAFPTFQSRWLAARQVAPKYLLIGTAAGGSNFGRGTPVDAFVLGGPLRLSALGRDELRGGSFYNGGLALLRTLSRDPTGLATRTYFVVGYEMGDAFDDAANANTFHDVALGLMGVTRLGVYYVGGSVGEQGEKKVFFRFGRLFF